One window from the genome of Hyphomonas neptunium ATCC 15444 encodes:
- a CDS encoding FkbM family methyltransferase — MISHAQQFEDIILWRAFKDVLNGTYIDIGANDPIVDSVSLLFYERGWRGVHVEPMPNYARRLREMRPDEVVFEVAVGNSREPITLFLFEGTGLSTGVAEYARRHEDGGRSVQTVQVPCIPLSDLFDRIDQPTIHWLKVDVEGMEASVLQSWADHPARPWVVVVESTVPNSPEPNYDGWEDELFRREYKFAYFDGLSRFYVHENRCSLLDAFKVPPNVFDNFFLSDTSPFSGLLASKLRQSEQDAASKATALGVLQGELENKASEIGIIRAELNAKAIAQGVLQGEIEQKTSEVVLLLAELADRTAALRAEQALQEQRAVTIIQLEEEQHRLTSHIAWQGAQLDAVWRSTSWKVTAPLRAARRVYRQCTTRPRALIKSALRRGLIAGVGASRRAPFLKKSLSRLIKLVPPLERRLMQIVAVRRAGSQYGPESERATSSQQPIPPWSGSMEDDVAIALEVLELNIRG; from the coding sequence GACTCTGTTTCTTTGCTTTTTTACGAACGGGGTTGGCGGGGGGTGCACGTCGAACCTATGCCGAATTACGCTCGGCGTCTGCGCGAGATGCGTCCAGACGAAGTTGTTTTTGAAGTTGCTGTTGGCAATAGCCGAGAGCCAATTACGCTTTTCCTTTTTGAGGGTACAGGGCTTAGTACCGGCGTTGCAGAATATGCGAGGCGTCATGAGGATGGCGGGCGTAGCGTTCAAACGGTTCAAGTTCCCTGTATTCCGTTGTCGGATCTTTTCGATCGAATTGATCAGCCCACTATCCACTGGTTGAAGGTGGATGTAGAGGGCATGGAAGCGTCCGTCTTGCAAAGTTGGGCAGACCATCCAGCTCGCCCTTGGGTGGTGGTCGTCGAATCTACCGTGCCAAACTCACCGGAGCCTAATTATGATGGCTGGGAAGATGAGTTATTTCGGCGGGAATATAAGTTTGCATATTTTGATGGGTTAAGTCGGTTCTACGTACACGAGAATCGTTGCTCGCTATTAGATGCGTTCAAGGTGCCCCCAAATGTCTTCGACAACTTTTTTCTAAGTGATACATCGCCTTTTTCTGGGCTTCTTGCGTCCAAACTTCGACAATCGGAGCAGGATGCGGCTTCCAAAGCGACGGCTCTTGGCGTTCTCCAGGGAGAGCTTGAGAATAAAGCATCAGAAATTGGTATTATACGTGCTGAGCTTAACGCTAAAGCCATCGCTCAAGGTGTGCTGCAGGGCGAGATTGAACAGAAGACATCTGAAGTAGTTCTACTGCTTGCAGAACTCGCGGACAGAACGGCAGCGCTCAGAGCCGAGCAAGCCCTCCAAGAGCAACGGGCAGTAACCATTATTCAGCTTGAAGAAGAGCAACATCGCTTGACGTCCCATATTGCTTGGCAGGGCGCGCAGCTTGACGCTGTATGGCGATCTACTTCGTGGAAAGTCACCGCTCCGCTGCGAGCGGCGCGGCGAGTCTATCGTCAGTGCACGACAAGACCAAGAGCTCTGATTAAGTCCGCTCTTCGCCGCGGCCTGATAGCCGGCGTTGGTGCTTCGCGACGAGCACCCTTTCTGAAGAAATCTCTTTCGAGACTCATAAAACTTGTTCCTCCGCTAGAGCGCCGTCTCATGCAGATCGTCGCCGTTCGCCGGGCGGGCTCCCAGTATGGACCTGAGTCTGAAAGGGCAACGTCTTCTCAGCAACCCATTCCCCCATGGTCGGGATCGATGGAAGACGATGTCGCCATCGCATTAGAGGTTCTAGAGCTCAATATTCGCGGGTAG
- a CDS encoding class I SAM-dependent methyltransferase: MSLEISKGLTEDGIVAGNNFDKYASKNPIVRWMMTGFEEAIADLTAVDTIGSIHEVGCGEGFWSLRWQKDGRQVKGTDFSGEVIKIARSNAQRAGQAPDIFQQRSIYDLTAEHDAADLVVCCEVLEHLEDPRKALDILHSITKGHLVVSVPREPIWRALNMARLSYIRDLGNTPGHIQHWSATGIKNFVSERFHILEVRKPLPWTALLCKPR; the protein is encoded by the coding sequence ATGAGCCTAGAAATTTCAAAAGGTTTGACCGAAGACGGAATAGTCGCTGGCAATAACTTTGACAAATATGCCTCCAAAAACCCCATCGTTCGTTGGATGATGACGGGATTTGAAGAGGCTATCGCCGATCTCACGGCTGTCGACACCATAGGCTCCATTCATGAAGTAGGTTGTGGCGAAGGTTTCTGGTCCCTTCGCTGGCAGAAGGATGGCAGGCAGGTAAAAGGAACGGACTTCTCTGGAGAGGTTATCAAGATCGCCCGATCAAATGCGCAGCGCGCCGGGCAGGCACCGGATATTTTCCAGCAAAGAAGCATATATGACCTGACTGCGGAGCACGACGCCGCGGACCTCGTCGTATGCTGCGAGGTCCTCGAACATCTGGAAGACCCGAGGAAAGCTCTTGATATATTGCATTCAATAACAAAAGGGCATTTGGTAGTCAGTGTGCCACGCGAGCCCATTTGGCGCGCCCTTAACATGGCCCGTCTGTCCTACATTCGTGACTTAGGAAACACACCCGGCCACATCCAACATTGGTCGGCAACCGGCATTAAAAACTTCGTTTCTGAGCGGTTCCACATTCTCGAGGTTCGGAAGCCACTTCCCTGGACGGCTTTGCTATGTAAGCCTAGGTAA
- a CDS encoding glycosyltransferase family 2 protein, producing MKLIIQIPCLNEAETLAVTLNALPKQVPGFDTVEVLIIDDGSSDATIVVAKELGVHHIAKHTQNRGLARAFMTGINASLKAGADVIVNTDADNQYCADDIEKLTTPILQQQADIVIGARPIEEIQHFSPIKKALQKIGSLAVRLASDTKIGDAPSGFRAFSRQAAEEIVVFSDYTYTLETIIQAGQKNMAILSVPVRVNGDLRPSRLVKGIASYVRRSIFTIVRIFVIYRPFRFFGAIGGLLLVIGTLIGLRFVWAYINGQGQGNVQSLILAAVLLIMGYQTVLTAFMADLLAANRKLSEDIRTQLRRADDRDRQV from the coding sequence ATGAAGCTTATAATACAAATACCTTGCCTCAACGAAGCCGAAACTTTAGCGGTTACGTTGAATGCACTCCCAAAGCAGGTTCCAGGCTTTGACACGGTGGAAGTTCTGATAATTGATGACGGGAGCTCAGACGCAACTATTGTTGTGGCCAAGGAATTGGGCGTGCATCACATTGCAAAGCATACACAGAATAGAGGCCTAGCAAGAGCATTTATGACTGGCATCAACGCTAGTTTGAAAGCGGGCGCTGATGTGATTGTCAACACAGACGCGGATAATCAATATTGTGCTGACGATATTGAGAAGCTGACAACCCCCATTCTCCAACAACAGGCAGACATTGTGATTGGAGCTAGGCCAATTGAAGAAATTCAACACTTCTCTCCAATCAAAAAAGCCCTTCAAAAAATTGGAAGCTTAGCTGTTCGCTTGGCAAGCGACACAAAAATTGGAGACGCCCCAAGCGGATTCAGAGCATTCAGTCGTCAGGCGGCGGAAGAAATCGTTGTGTTCAGCGACTACACATATACGTTAGAAACCATCATTCAAGCAGGCCAAAAGAACATGGCCATCCTGTCAGTACCCGTTCGAGTAAACGGAGACCTTCGGCCATCTCGTCTGGTGAAGGGTATCGCCAGTTATGTCAGACGATCCATTTTCACGATCGTTCGTATTTTCGTGATTTATAGGCCTTTCCGCTTCTTTGGAGCAATTGGCGGTCTCCTCCTTGTAATCGGAACCTTGATCGGGCTGCGTTTCGTATGGGCCTATATAAATGGGCAGGGTCAAGGTAATGTGCAGTCTCTGATTTTGGCTGCCGTGCTTCTGATTATGGGGTATCAAACAGTCCTAACTGCATTTATGGCGGATCTATTAGCTGCCAATCGCAAATTGTCCGAAGACATTCGTACCCAGTTACGGCGTGCTGATGACAGGGACAGGCAAGTATAG
- a CDS encoding glycosyltransferase, translating into MIMRIVIDMQGAQSASRLRGIGNYTRSLVASLANQAKQHELILCVNGMLAEGADDIRKQFGPILGNDHILEWRGLPEVVGWSPERSIRRRASEIMRERFLQSLSGDCLLVSSHFEGFVDDAVTSIGHTSSSQPCSVIAYDLIPALNRAVYLRDPVYRAFYEDKLEQFSRADQFLCISESTREEVISVIKPPESKLNVIHAGVGAAFENVRRQDALQGAGRRLGKYILYPGGLDERKNLRRLIEAFSFLPHSVQREYKILILGHIEPADKEKIFRWASDSNLSIDRIVTVGFVPEAALVSFYTCAKLVVFPSLHEGFGLPLLEAMKCETPVIGADAPGIREIAAVSPGLFDPHDTAALASMMKKALLDEGFRAELNAAGKQTLEKYSWSNSAQRTLEALTCLDRPLRVAQITTKRPSLAYISPLPPERTGIADYSAELIPALSQHYDIVCVVEQPDAASTDLAGGLRVISTKDFSANAQSYDRILYHFGNSPFHTHMFDLLRRYPGVVVLHDQFFGSFLRHAENHLGWSYGFWRALYSSHGWTPVISRAQISDDAAINSWPASREIISRALGIITHSQTARHIAEEIYGEAYGSRWRKVNFPKAALSCEASVRSSKQRKFRISTFGFIDDVKCPIELVESWALSPMSKRNDCELIFIGENEGGEFGRRLNGRIADLGLEQSVRITGFVDATSYREALRNTDVAIQLRKVTRGETSAAVFDCLAAGIPLVVNKLGAMNELPEDIVLQTPEVVTPEHLSEVLTQLWQSPDQRKELGKKAAEYIEKCHSPAFVADEMKSALESFYAGNGRMYGLTLKDLQKYTGSLASDFPDALREIAFSSAINHRMLSHQKTLYVDISAIVATKKLTGVERTSRSILDQLLRSPPPGFRVEPVFATTHQTYRTASVYVCAEYGIPGGCITESEIHPNPGDVLFILDWQPEISKAHRAERARLKSKGVRIIFFVYDLLPIVSPQWFPDFVHTAQSEWMYCIAESDGAICISRAVAHDLQRELADTKYGISQEFSIGWSHLGSDIPHAVENWEHSDSNEQPFVLMVGTVEPRKGHQKVLDALQHAWAKGETMRLVVVGGAGWMVDGLIARLTHLAKTESRFTWLQHADDKQLVSLYQACQGLIMASEGEGFGLPIIEAARYNKPLLVRDIPVFREICGDYATYFVDDAPLPLANAMEGWFANISKGRPGQREGIPIISWLECSRTILSMIEDDRHPNWLERNPHSGEFSAHTVKAEL; encoded by the coding sequence ATGATCATGCGAATTGTAATTGACATGCAAGGCGCTCAATCCGCGAGCAGATTACGCGGAATTGGCAACTACACACGGTCGCTTGTAGCCAGCCTGGCAAACCAAGCTAAGCAGCATGAATTAATTCTGTGCGTAAACGGTATGCTTGCGGAGGGCGCCGACGACATCCGCAAGCAATTCGGCCCCATTTTGGGCAATGATCACATCTTGGAATGGCGCGGTCTTCCAGAAGTTGTCGGTTGGAGCCCTGAGCGATCCATTCGCCGTCGAGCAAGCGAAATCATGAGAGAGCGGTTCTTGCAATCACTCTCCGGAGATTGCCTTCTCGTCTCAAGTCATTTCGAAGGCTTCGTTGATGATGCTGTGACCAGCATAGGCCATACGTCGTCCTCTCAGCCATGCAGTGTTATCGCGTATGATCTGATCCCTGCTCTAAACCGAGCCGTATATCTTAGGGATCCGGTCTATCGAGCGTTTTACGAGGATAAACTCGAGCAGTTTTCTAGGGCCGATCAGTTCCTGTGCATTTCCGAATCTACCAGGGAAGAGGTGATATCCGTCATAAAGCCCCCGGAGAGTAAGCTCAATGTGATACACGCTGGCGTCGGCGCCGCCTTCGAGAACGTGAGACGTCAGGACGCCCTACAGGGCGCCGGGCGCCGCTTAGGCAAATACATCCTCTACCCAGGCGGACTAGACGAGCGGAAAAACCTCCGGCGACTGATAGAAGCTTTTTCCTTTCTACCTCATAGTGTTCAGCGCGAGTATAAGATACTCATCCTTGGTCATATCGAACCAGCGGATAAGGAAAAAATATTTCGATGGGCAAGTGATTCCAACCTTTCTATCGATCGCATCGTTACAGTGGGCTTTGTACCAGAAGCAGCGCTTGTGAGTTTTTACACCTGCGCAAAGCTGGTAGTATTTCCCTCCTTGCACGAAGGATTTGGTCTCCCCCTGCTGGAAGCTATGAAATGTGAAACACCAGTGATTGGCGCAGATGCTCCCGGCATTCGCGAGATTGCAGCAGTAAGCCCTGGTCTCTTTGACCCGCACGACACTGCAGCGCTCGCCTCAATGATGAAAAAAGCGCTTTTGGATGAAGGCTTCCGCGCCGAACTGAATGCAGCAGGCAAACAGACACTGGAGAAATATTCCTGGTCGAACAGCGCTCAGCGGACACTTGAAGCGCTGACTTGCCTTGACCGCCCATTGAGAGTTGCACAGATAACGACCAAGCGCCCATCGCTTGCTTACATTTCACCACTGCCCCCGGAAAGAACGGGCATAGCCGACTATAGCGCAGAACTTATTCCCGCACTGTCGCAACACTATGACATCGTATGTGTGGTAGAACAGCCAGATGCGGCATCGACAGACCTTGCTGGCGGCCTGAGGGTCATTTCGACCAAAGACTTTTCAGCAAATGCACAAAGCTATGACCGGATACTCTATCATTTCGGAAATTCGCCCTTTCATACGCACATGTTCGACTTGCTGAGGCGATACCCAGGCGTTGTTGTCCTACACGATCAGTTTTTCGGCAGCTTTCTGCGGCATGCGGAAAATCATCTGGGTTGGTCGTATGGCTTCTGGCGGGCGCTCTACAGTTCACATGGGTGGACGCCGGTCATTTCAAGAGCACAAATTTCCGATGACGCGGCCATAAATTCTTGGCCCGCCTCTCGCGAAATTATCTCTCGAGCTCTCGGGATTATAACTCATTCCCAGACTGCCCGGCACATCGCGGAGGAAATTTATGGTGAAGCTTATGGCTCTCGCTGGCGCAAAGTTAATTTTCCTAAGGCTGCCCTGAGTTGCGAGGCTTCCGTCAGGTCGAGCAAGCAGCGTAAGTTTCGCATTTCGACCTTTGGATTTATCGACGATGTGAAATGCCCGATCGAACTCGTCGAATCCTGGGCGCTGTCACCGATGTCGAAGAGGAACGATTGCGAACTGATCTTCATCGGGGAAAATGAGGGCGGCGAATTTGGACGGCGATTAAATGGCCGCATCGCTGATCTCGGGCTTGAACAGAGCGTACGGATTACTGGATTCGTGGATGCGACCAGTTATCGGGAAGCACTGCGGAATACTGATGTTGCCATTCAGCTCCGCAAGGTGACGCGGGGCGAAACGTCGGCCGCAGTTTTTGACTGTCTCGCGGCCGGGATACCACTGGTTGTCAACAAGCTCGGCGCCATGAACGAACTTCCCGAGGACATCGTGCTGCAGACGCCTGAGGTAGTTACCCCTGAACATCTATCCGAAGTTCTGACACAGCTGTGGCAGTCTCCTGACCAAAGGAAGGAACTCGGCAAGAAGGCCGCAGAGTATATTGAGAAATGTCACTCGCCTGCCTTTGTGGCTGATGAGATGAAATCTGCCCTTGAAAGTTTTTACGCTGGCAACGGTCGAATGTACGGACTGACTTTGAAAGATCTTCAAAAATACACTGGCAGTCTCGCTAGTGACTTTCCCGACGCTCTACGCGAAATCGCCTTTTCATCAGCAATAAACCATCGGATGCTCTCTCATCAGAAAACCCTGTATGTGGACATAAGCGCCATAGTAGCCACGAAGAAGCTAACCGGAGTGGAGAGAACGAGCCGCTCTATCCTTGATCAACTGCTTCGCTCGCCCCCACCCGGCTTTCGTGTCGAGCCTGTCTTTGCGACCACTCATCAAACCTACCGCACAGCTTCCGTTTATGTTTGCGCGGAATACGGCATTCCGGGCGGATGTATCACCGAGTCAGAAATTCACCCAAACCCTGGAGATGTACTTTTCATTCTGGACTGGCAACCAGAAATATCCAAAGCACATCGAGCTGAACGTGCCCGCCTGAAGTCTAAGGGTGTACGGATTATTTTCTTTGTATATGACCTCTTGCCAATCGTAAGCCCGCAATGGTTTCCTGATTTCGTCCATACAGCCCAATCAGAGTGGATGTATTGCATTGCCGAAAGCGATGGAGCTATTTGTATTTCTCGGGCCGTGGCGCACGACCTCCAACGAGAACTGGCGGATACCAAGTATGGTATAAGCCAGGAATTTTCTATTGGCTGGTCCCATCTCGGCAGCGATATCCCGCATGCCGTCGAGAACTGGGAACATTCGGACTCGAATGAGCAACCTTTCGTGTTGATGGTTGGTACCGTAGAGCCGCGAAAGGGTCACCAAAAGGTCCTTGATGCCCTCCAGCACGCATGGGCCAAAGGTGAAACCATGCGGCTTGTCGTCGTCGGGGGTGCGGGGTGGATGGTTGACGGACTTATAGCTCGCCTAACACACCTCGCCAAAACCGAGTCACGGTTCACTTGGCTGCAACACGCCGATGATAAACAACTCGTGAGCCTGTATCAGGCTTGCCAAGGGCTCATCATGGCCTCTGAGGGTGAAGGATTTGGCTTACCAATCATCGAAGCAGCGCGTTACAACAAACCGCTCCTCGTTAGAGATATTCCGGTGTTTCGCGAAATTTGCGGGGATTACGCTACCTACTTCGTGGATGATGCCCCCTTGCCGCTTGCCAATGCCATGGAGGGGTGGTTTGCGAACATCTCCAAAGGACGCCCCGGCCAAAGGGAGGGAATCCCTATTATTTCTTGGCTAGAATGTAGCCGGACGATTCTAAGTATGATTGAGGATGACCGACACCCCAATTGGCTAGAGCGTAATCCACACAGCGGCGAATTCAGTGCCCACACTGTCAAAGCCGAACTCTAA
- a CDS encoding glycosyltransferase family 2 protein, translating to MNPPEISVIIINYNGGAFLQEAVNSLGRQTFQDFELIVLDNASADGSADMLDLSGVPAGRLIRSGQNLGFAAGNNRAAEGARGKWLVLLNPDTVAEPDWLEKLEAATRANPSCKTFASAQLDLNDGALMDGAGDAYFFFGIPWRGGFGRPASELPNTGWCFSACGASAMYDSELFRQMGGFDERFFCYCEDVDLGFRLQLAGHDCLFVHDAVVHHAGSGITGRQSTFSTYYGTRNRLWTYFKNMPLPLMLLSLPGHIVLTLYVLARNSFTPRFVPMVRGIGDGLSGSWQASRPGKWKQSDRHLGLWPLLRRMAWNPCRLSSRRAHVRPCEQEQALPTQLLSLEPPAN from the coding sequence ATGAATCCACCCGAAATCTCTGTTATCATCATCAACTACAATGGTGGCGCCTTCCTTCAGGAGGCGGTCAATTCTCTTGGCCGTCAGACCTTCCAGGATTTCGAACTGATTGTTCTGGACAATGCGTCGGCGGATGGCTCTGCGGATATGTTGGACCTGTCGGGTGTGCCTGCGGGTCGGTTGATCCGCAGCGGCCAGAACCTTGGTTTCGCGGCTGGTAATAATCGGGCGGCCGAAGGCGCGCGCGGCAAATGGCTGGTGCTACTCAATCCCGATACAGTGGCAGAACCGGATTGGCTGGAAAAGCTGGAGGCGGCTACGAGAGCCAATCCTAGCTGCAAGACATTCGCGTCAGCGCAGCTGGACCTCAATGACGGCGCCTTGATGGACGGCGCAGGCGACGCCTATTTCTTTTTTGGCATACCTTGGCGCGGCGGCTTCGGCCGTCCTGCCAGCGAATTACCAAACACTGGCTGGTGTTTCAGCGCCTGCGGCGCATCTGCCATGTATGATTCAGAGCTGTTCCGTCAGATGGGCGGATTTGACGAGCGATTTTTCTGTTACTGTGAGGACGTGGATTTGGGCTTCCGGCTCCAACTCGCCGGCCATGACTGTCTTTTCGTCCATGACGCGGTTGTCCACCACGCCGGCAGCGGCATCACCGGCCGACAAAGCACATTTTCCACATATTACGGAACGCGCAACCGCCTCTGGACCTATTTCAAAAACATGCCGTTGCCGCTCATGCTATTGAGCCTTCCGGGGCATATTGTACTTACGCTGTATGTCCTTGCACGGAATTCCTTCACGCCTCGTTTTGTTCCAATGGTTCGGGGTATAGGCGACGGCCTATCGGGAAGCTGGCAAGCTTCCCGCCCTGGGAAATGGAAGCAGAGCGACCGCCATCTGGGCCTATGGCCCCTACTCCGTCGAATGGCGTGGAATCCCTGTCGACTAAGCTCGCGCAGGGCTCATGTGCGCCCCTGCGAACAGGAACAAGCCTTGCCGACACAACTTTTAAGCTTAGAGCCGCCCGCTAACTAA
- the kdsA gene encoding 3-deoxy-8-phosphooctulonate synthase, translating into MAALTHTPSGWTIGGKGPLAVMAGLNVLEDEGLALEVGTELKRICVSLGLPYVFKASFDKANRSSITSYRGPGLETGLKILSSVKAKLGVPVVTDLHEPAQAEPVAAVADIIQLPAFLVRQTDLVIATARAAAREKALIQAKKAQFMAPWDAKNILTKIAEVAPETGVIMCERGVSFGYNNLVVDMLAIPEMKKLGCPVTIDATHAVQLPGADPRTAGASTGGRRDGVAIIAKSAIAAGADGVFLEFHTDPDKALCDGPSCLALSGAEALLSTLKSIHSAANG; encoded by the coding sequence ATGGCAGCACTCACTCACACGCCGTCCGGCTGGACCATTGGCGGAAAGGGTCCGCTCGCCGTGATGGCAGGACTGAACGTTCTGGAAGATGAGGGACTGGCACTGGAAGTCGGAACTGAGTTGAAGCGCATCTGCGTCTCTCTTGGGCTGCCCTACGTGTTCAAGGCCAGTTTCGACAAGGCCAACCGCTCCTCTATCACATCCTATAGAGGGCCGGGTCTGGAAACGGGCCTGAAAATCCTCTCCTCGGTCAAGGCGAAGCTCGGGGTGCCGGTCGTCACAGATCTGCATGAACCCGCCCAGGCCGAACCGGTTGCCGCCGTTGCCGACATTATCCAGCTGCCGGCCTTTCTGGTTCGACAGACCGACCTCGTCATCGCCACCGCCAGGGCCGCTGCGAGAGAAAAAGCCCTGATCCAGGCCAAGAAGGCGCAGTTCATGGCGCCGTGGGACGCTAAGAATATCCTCACGAAGATCGCCGAAGTGGCACCGGAAACCGGCGTAATCATGTGCGAACGCGGCGTCAGCTTTGGCTACAACAATCTTGTGGTCGACATGCTGGCCATTCCCGAGATGAAAAAGCTTGGCTGTCCCGTAACGATCGATGCGACCCACGCCGTGCAGCTGCCCGGCGCCGATCCGAGGACCGCTGGCGCTTCCACGGGCGGCCGGAGGGACGGCGTGGCGATCATCGCAAAGTCAGCCATCGCCGCAGGCGCAGACGGCGTTTTTCTGGAATTCCATACCGATCCGGACAAAGCGCTGTGTGATGGTCCGAGCTGTCTGGCACTTTCCGGGGCTGAAGCGCTTCTTTCTACACTGAAATCCATTCACTCAGCCGCAAACGGTTGA
- a CDS encoding CC_3452 family protein, whose amino-acid sequence MLRSAIAALALAGFALPAFASYTFETAEPVSEKRVIAESVVWSCDGTVCTGDLKRKNPTVRVCKKIAKEVGQVTALRNATTELTAEELAECNTAAKK is encoded by the coding sequence ATGCTCCGTTCCGCCATCGCCGCTCTGGCTCTCGCAGGCTTCGCCCTGCCTGCTTTCGCCAGCTACACCTTCGAAACCGCAGAGCCTGTCTCTGAAAAGCGCGTCATCGCTGAAAGCGTTGTCTGGTCCTGCGACGGCACCGTCTGCACCGGCGACCTGAAGCGCAAGAACCCGACCGTTCGCGTTTGCAAAAAGATCGCCAAGGAAGTCGGCCAGGTCACTGCCCTGCGCAACGCCACGACAGAGCTGACCGCCGAAGAACTGGCTGAGTGCAACACCGCCGCAAAGAAATAA
- a CDS encoding acyl-CoA dehydrogenase family protein, which yields MDFNIPQDIADYLVVLDKFIEDEIKPLQAQDDNERFFDHRREWARTDFENEGLPRPEWEALLREAKKRADKAGHLRYALPKEFGGQDGTNLGMAIIREHFARQGLGLHNDLQNEHSIVGNFPQILMLRDFARPDQKHLATAALEGKFIACFGLTEPHHGSDATHMETRAVRHKKDGKDGWLINGEKMWITGMHVATHIMLFCRTSGKDGDAKGITCLIIPARDPGVIIEEYMWTFNMPTDHPRLTIKDVWVPEDAVFGPPEGGLALAQHFVHENRIRQAASSCGAALYCINESVKYALERKPFGKPLATNQAIQFPLVELATQAEMLRLLIFKTAWEMDQMSKPEVAIKLSDKVSMCNYYANRLVCEAADRAMQVHGGIGYSRHKPFEHIYRHHRRYRITEGSEEIQIRKVAGHMFGFMGPNKHGQPKGETDAKGKSTEPTDFAVR from the coding sequence ATGGATTTCAACATCCCACAGGACATCGCCGACTATCTGGTCGTGCTCGATAAATTCATCGAAGACGAAATCAAGCCACTTCAGGCACAAGACGACAATGAGCGCTTCTTCGATCATCGCCGGGAATGGGCGCGGACTGACTTTGAAAATGAGGGCCTGCCTCGCCCGGAATGGGAAGCGCTGCTGCGCGAAGCCAAGAAGCGCGCCGACAAGGCGGGCCACCTTCGCTATGCTCTCCCCAAGGAATTTGGCGGCCAGGATGGCACCAATCTCGGCATGGCCATCATCCGCGAACATTTCGCCCGCCAGGGCCTTGGCCTGCACAACGACCTGCAGAATGAGCACTCGATCGTGGGTAACTTCCCGCAGATCCTGATGCTGCGCGACTTTGCGCGGCCAGATCAGAAACACCTCGCCACGGCGGCGCTGGAAGGCAAGTTCATCGCCTGCTTCGGCCTGACCGAGCCCCATCACGGCTCTGACGCGACGCATATGGAAACCCGCGCCGTGCGCCACAAGAAAGACGGCAAGGATGGCTGGCTGATCAATGGCGAGAAAATGTGGATCACCGGCATGCATGTGGCCACCCACATCATGCTGTTCTGCCGCACCAGCGGGAAAGATGGCGACGCGAAGGGCATCACCTGCCTGATCATCCCGGCGCGCGACCCTGGCGTGATCATTGAAGAGTATATGTGGACCTTCAACATGCCGACGGACCACCCGCGCCTCACCATCAAGGATGTGTGGGTGCCCGAAGACGCCGTGTTCGGCCCGCCCGAAGGCGGCCTGGCGCTCGCCCAGCATTTCGTTCACGAAAACCGTATCCGTCAGGCCGCTTCCTCCTGCGGCGCGGCGCTCTACTGCATCAATGAGAGCGTGAAGTATGCGCTCGAGCGCAAGCCCTTCGGCAAGCCGCTGGCCACCAACCAGGCCATCCAGTTCCCGCTGGTAGAGCTGGCGACACAGGCTGAAATGCTCCGCCTTCTGATCTTCAAGACCGCTTGGGAAATGGACCAGATGTCCAAGCCGGAAGTGGCGATCAAGCTCTCCGACAAGGTGTCGATGTGTAACTATTACGCCAACCGTCTTGTCTGCGAAGCAGCCGACCGGGCGATGCAGGTGCATGGCGGCATTGGCTATTCGCGCCACAAGCCTTTCGAGCACATATACCGTCACCACCGCCGTTACCGGATCACCGAAGGTTCCGAAGAGATCCAGATCCGCAAAGTGGCCGGCCACATGTTCGGCTTCATGGGCCCGAACAAGCACGGCCAGCCCAAAGGCGAAACCGACGCAAAGGGCAAGAGCACAGAGCCGACGGATTTTGCGGTTCGGTAG